From one Mytilus galloprovincialis chromosome 13, xbMytGall1.hap1.1, whole genome shotgun sequence genomic stretch:
- the LOC143056299 gene encoding C-type lectin domain family 10 member A-like, with translation MNIGLLMVFSFLLYSCNGSLVDQNTQSYTVAAVDGKDITNIKTEFDVMKGNYHALLMRVVNNEHEIAFLKGQTQQLEHTLENTKRTFSCEIEGLRDGTIQLEQELKETTNAWKTINDTIQDLSPMVNVLDSKYSPLEIPGKQSNESGDGSECPLDWVRRVDFGACYFVSYSQKSWNDAQEQCRRHNGSLTDINSENEAVFLAEYSRNHKARSVWIGGKNDHGVYKWFTSDGKTKHMNYTRWTNTQTQYNTRNRSLCAQLYDDVEYKWLKWNCDVAENFICKTYI, from the exons ATGAACATTGGTTTGTTAATGGTATTCTCTTTCCTGTTATATTCATGCAATGGAAGTTTGGTTGATCAAAACACTCAAAGTTATACAGTTGCGGCAGTTGATGGGAAAGACATAACGAATATCAAAACGGAATTTGACGTTATGAAAGGAAATTACCATGCTCTACTTATGAGAGTAGTTAATAATGAACATGAAATCGCTTTCCTAAAAGGTCAAACACAACAGTTGGAACATACACTTGAAAACACTAAGCGTacattttcatgtgaaattgaaGGTTTGCGAGATGGCACCATACAACTCGAACAAGAACTAAAGGAAACAACAAATGCATGGAAAACAATTAATGACACAATACAAGATTTAAGTCCGATGGTCAATGTGTTAGATAGCAAATACTCACCTTTGGAGATACCGGGAAAGCAAAGCAATGAGTCAG gTGACGGATCAGAATGCCCTTTAGATTGGGTTAGACGTGTTGACTTTGGTGCCTGCTATTTTGTTAGTTATTCACAAAAGTCCTGGAACGATGCACAG GAGCAATGCAGACGACATAACGGATCACTTACAGATATCAATTCTGAAAATGAAGCCGTGTTTCTGGCTGAATATAGTCGTAATCATAAAG CACGTTCTGTCTGGATTGGTGGGAAGAATGACCATGGCGTGTACAAATGGTTTACATCCGATGGAAAAACCAAACATATGAATTACACTCGATGGACGAATACACAAACACAGTACAATACAAGAAATCGTTCGCTGTGTGCTCAGTTGTATGACGATGTGGAGTATAAATGGTTAAAATGGAATTGTGATGTGGCAGAAAATTTTATCTGCAAAACCTATATTTGA